DNA from Actinomycetota bacterium:
GGGTGGACGTGGAACGCGCCGCCGGACACGGCCCCGCCAGGATCTCGGCAGCGAGCCGCCCGGCCCGGTTCAGGAACCCGATCAACAGGACCCCGGCCGCCGCCACGACGGCCTGCACGACGAGCCCCACCCCGAGCACCCGCAGGAGCCGGTCCGCCGGACCGGGGGTCGCGAGCTGCTCGACCAGCTCCATCAGGACGTAGCCGCCCGCCTGGACGCCGAAGAGGCGGCTCCACGTCCGGGCCCAGGCGCCGGACACCCACCCGCGGTGCCCCTGCACGAACCCGAACACGATCGAGGCGAAGATGGCCGCGCCGAAGGCCACGGCGACGAGGTTGGTCAGGGGAGCGAGGTAGCCGTGTCCCGTCTCCAGCAGCACCCGGTGGCGGTGCGCCGCATCGGGGAAGGCCAGGAGGTATCCGAGGTGGTGTCCCAGCACGAGGCCCGCGGCGGCCATGCCGCCCACGGAGACCACGCCGGCTGTGCGAGCCACCCTGGACATGACGGCCAGTTTATGGCGTCGGCGCACGCGCGGTCCCTAGGATGGCCCATGCCGACGCAGCGGACGGGCGACCCGGTCATGACGGTCCCTAACGTCCTGTCGGCCACGCGCATCGCGGTGACCCCGGTGCTGGTGTGGCTGATCGTCTCCGACCGGCGGATGGCAGCCACCGTGCTCGTCGCGGCGATGGGCATCACGGACTTCCTCGACGGCTACATCGCGCGGCACACCGGGACCGTGAGCGAGCTGGGCGTCCTCCTCGACCCGGTGTCCGACCGGATAGCGGTGATCGCGACGCTGGCGACGCTGCTGTGGACCGGGACGCTGCCGGCCTGGCTGGGCTGGCCGGTGCTCGCCCGGGACATCCTGCTGTCCGTGGTGTTCCTCGTGCTCGCGCGGTCCGGGTTCGGGAGCCCGAGGGTCAGGTGGGTGGGTAAGGCGGCCACCTTCCTGCTCCTGACCGCGCTGCCGATGCTCGTGCTGGCCGGACCGCCGGCGACCGCCTCGGGACCGCTGCGCCCAGCCGCCCTGGCCGTGTTCGCAGCCGGTGGGGTCCTTTACTACGTGGCCGCCGGCGCCTACATCCTCGACATCAAGGGATGGTTGAGGGCCCGCCGAGCCGCTCGGGGATAGCCCGGACCACCCCCGGGTAGAATCACATCGATGAGAGGGTGGCGCGCGTGAAGGCGGTGATCATGGCCGGCGGCCAGGGCACGCGGCTGCGTCCCCTGACGTCGAACCAGCCGAAACCGATGCTCCCGATCGTGAACCGTCCGATCATGGAGCACATCATCAACCTCCTACGCCGGCACGGGATCACCGACCAGATCGCCACCATCCAGTTCCTGGGGCGGATGATCCGGTCCTACTTCGGGAACGGCGAGGACCTGGGTGTCCAACTCACCTACGCGACCGAGGAGACCCCGCTGGGGACCGCCGGCTCGGTCAAGAACGCCCAGGACGCGCTCCAGGACGACACCTTCCTGGTGATCTCGGGCGACGCCCTGACGGACATCGACCTCACCCGCCTGATCGAGTACCACCGCGAGAAGGGGTCCATGGCCACCCTCTGTCTCAAGTCGATGGAGAACCCCCTGGAGTTCGGGATCGTCATCACCCGCGAGGACGGGTCCATCGAGCGCTTCCTCGAGAAGCCCAACTGGGGCCAGGTCTTCAGCGACACGATCAACACCGGGATCTACGTGCTCGAGCCGGAGATCTTCGACTACATCCCGGACGAGGCGGTCTTCGACTTCTCGTCGGACCTGTTCCCGCTGCTGCTCGACAAGGGGCTCCCGATGTTCGGGTACGTGGCCCCGGAGCAGGAGTACTGGTGCGACGTCGGCAACCCGGAGTCCTACCTCTCGTCGCACCGCGACGTCCTCGAGGGGAGGGTGAGGCTCGAGGTCCCGGGGTTCAAGCTCGGCGACAACGTCTGGCTGGGCGAGGGAGCCGAGGTCGACCCGACCGCCCGGATCGACGGTCCGTGCGTGATAGGGGAGAACTGCCGGATCGGGCCCGGCGTCCACCTCCGGGAGTTCACGGTCCTGGGAGCCAACGTCGTGTGTGAGGAAGGCGCGTTCCTCCAGCGGTCGATCGTCCAGGACAACGCCTACGTGGGGCCATCTTCGAACCTGCGCGGCGCGGTCATAGGGAAGAGCACCGATGTCAGGCGCAGCGCGCGGGTCGAGGAGGGTGTCGTCATCGGCGACGACTGCTCCATCGGCGCGAACGCCGTCATCAACCCCGGGGTGCGCATCTACCCGTTCAAGACGGTCGAGGCCGGGGCCATCATCACGAAGTCGATCATCTGGGAGTCACGGGGCGTCCGGACGCTGTTCGGCTCCCACGGGGTGGCCGGGCTGATCAACGTCGACGTCACCCCGGAGGTGGTCGTACGGCTCGCTCTCGCGTACGGGAGCACCCTCAAGAAGGGGTCGACGGTCATCACCTCGCGCGACGCCACGAGGGCCGCCCGGGCGATGAAGAGGGCGGTGGTGGCCGGGCTCAACATGGCCGGGATCCACTGCCACGATCTCGAGCTCTCCCCGGAGCCCGTCAACCGCTACTACGTGCACAGCCGCGGGTTCGCCGGAGGGATGACGCTGCGCACCGCGGCGCACGACCCGCAGTCGATCCTGATCCGATTCC
Protein-coding regions in this window:
- a CDS encoding CDP-alcohol phosphatidyltransferase family protein → MPTQRTGDPVMTVPNVLSATRIAVTPVLVWLIVSDRRMAATVLVAAMGITDFLDGYIARHTGTVSELGVLLDPVSDRIAVIATLATLLWTGTLPAWLGWPVLARDILLSVVFLVLARSGFGSPRVRWVGKAATFLLLTALPMLVLAGPPATASGPLRPAALAVFAAGGVLYYVAAGAYILDIKGWLRARRAARG
- a CDS encoding mannose-1-phosphate guanyltransferase, whose product is MARVKAVIMAGGQGTRLRPLTSNQPKPMLPIVNRPIMEHIINLLRRHGITDQIATIQFLGRMIRSYFGNGEDLGVQLTYATEETPLGTAGSVKNAQDALQDDTFLVISGDALTDIDLTRLIEYHREKGSMATLCLKSMENPLEFGIVITREDGSIERFLEKPNWGQVFSDTINTGIYVLEPEIFDYIPDEAVFDFSSDLFPLLLDKGLPMFGYVAPEQEYWCDVGNPESYLSSHRDVLEGRVRLEVPGFKLGDNVWLGEGAEVDPTARIDGPCVIGENCRIGPGVHLREFTVLGANVVCEEGAFLQRSIVQDNAYVGPSSNLRGAVIGKSTDVRRSARVEEGVVIGDDCSIGANAVINPGVRIYPFKTVEAGAIITKSIIWESRGVRTLFGSHGVAGLINVDVTPEVVVRLALAYGSTLKKGSTVITSRDATRAARAMKRAVVAGLNMAGIHCHDLELSPEPVNRYYVHSRGFAGGMTLRTAAHDPQSILIRFLDPAGTDLDPDRQRKIERAYYREEFRRAYAGELGELHYPPRAMDYYTEGLLACVDAGAVRNARLKVVVDFSYGSTSLVLPGILGRLGCDVLAVNAAIDEARSVLSEQEAAAHSQRLAALVTSSGSHVGMMLDPTGESLQLVDDAGRVCRPDTLLALALVMVAEEGEGGAVALPVNTSREIVALATERGLDVVWTKTSLGALMDAAAGGEVRLAGDPQGSVIFPEFVAAPDAMMAAVRVCQFLARSGLRLSDVVGKLPEPAVVHETVPCPWEMKGTVMRHTVEVAQGDDVDLVDGVKIHHGEDWVLVLPDPEQPLVHVWAESSTMSKAAALAGTQIRAIRNVVG